The genomic DNA ACTCTCCTTACAATTGTCGTCTCATGTGAGCCAGTGAGATATTACATCAAGTTTACTACTTTTATAACAAGCGCTGCCATACCAGCAACTCTACATTTACCTTTCATGCTCTTACGAATCAGGGATTGGAGAAATGCattgtaagaaaaaaagaaagaacgtaAAAAATCAGGTATGCACACGAAATTGTCCGAGTGTCCGAATGCTCCTCATCTTGCCCTTGGCATTGCGCGCGAGCAGTCTCGGACGCCCGTGCTGTGCATGTCTGATATACATCAATAAACGATcgaattgtaaatttattataaatttaatgatATAGGTTTTCAGCATGGTGTGTAAAGAAGGTGTTAGAATTTCTAGGAGTGAGATTTCGTGTTCGTGGGAAAGAGAATATTGTTAAAGATTCGGGCAGCATCGTGTTAATCAATCATCAAAGTATATTAGATTTATGTGGTAAATATATGAACTATTTATACTATCGTTAATGTTTTGTCCGAAGAAAGATGTacgttataaaaattataaattctccATGACAAAAGAAATCACCAAGTCCGAGCACTTATACTGGAGAAGCGAGGTGGAGGTGTATTGGGGATAAGACTATTGcaataatattacaataaatatattttaaaaaattcggcAAGTGATCGGATTCGATTGTAGTGTGAAAACCGTATACATTTTAATTGTATAACTGAAGCATATGGAGGTACGCTGCAGAGCCCTCTAGCCTTTCACTTGAGAAAAGAGCGATGTAGGGGAAGGACGCCCCACCACTCGTCTTAATACTCCCATTCATACTCCCCCACTCCGTGTCCATTCTCCTTCCCCCTAATGGAAGGCTACTATGCTCGGCACTGTACATTACCTATTAAAAGGGTACTGGGacttatatctcaaaaactaagtCTTGAATTGCAAAACAgtatatgatttttaaatatctcttttCACATCTATTTTTCACGAGACACTCTGTATGATTTCcacgttaaaaatgaaaaatgcaaaTTTATAATACATGTACAGATAAAgaagtaaattttaatttcagttcTAGGTGAATTGTGGCCAGTACTGACAAAATGCACGGTTATTGccaaaaaagaaattctatatTTTGGACTATTTGGCTTAGCATCTTGGCTCTGGGGAACGATCTTTATTAACAGGCAAAGGGGCGAAGAAGCTCAAAATGCTATTAATGCGACAGCTAAGTGTATTAAGGATTTAAaagtaatttctattttatttaatgcaaaatgtaataattttataaatatttattaaatactttaTCTATATGTTTTTCAGGCAAACCTCTTAATATTTCCGGAAGGCAGTCGACAT from Osmia lignaria lignaria isolate PbOS001 chromosome 15, iyOsmLign1, whole genome shotgun sequence includes the following:
- the LOC117600135 gene encoding 1-acyl-sn-glycerol-3-phosphate acyltransferase beta isoform X2, with product MLLRIRDWRNALFSAWCVKKVLEFLGVRFRVRGKENIVKDSGSIVLINHQSILDLCVLGELWPVLTKCTVIAKKEILYFGLFGLASWLWGTIFINRQRGEEAQNAINATAKCIKDLKANLLIFPEGSRHSGSTLLAFKKGAFHLAIASQMPIQPIIVSKYYFLSSKLKIFNSGVSYITILPAISTKGLTKEDLPRLMEDTYQVMSKSFLETSKEAINEYVDCLKDE
- the LOC117600135 gene encoding 1-acyl-sn-glycerol-3-phosphate acyltransferase beta isoform X1, with amino-acid sequence MYNILENVIYYSAGFLIALTLLTIVVSCEPVRYYIKFTTFITSAAIPATLHLPFMLLRIRDWRNALFSAWCVKKVLEFLGVRFRVRGKENIVKDSGSIVLINHQSILDLCVLGELWPVLTKCTVIAKKEILYFGLFGLASWLWGTIFINRQRGEEAQNAINATAKCIKDLKANLLIFPEGSRHSGSTLLAFKKGAFHLAIASQMPIQPIIVSKYYFLSSKLKIFNSGVSYITILPAISTKGLTKEDLPRLMEDTYQVMSKSFLETSKEAINEYVDCLKDE